TGCTCCTCCTGTCGACCGCGGGCGTGCATCACTTCTGGCTCGCCGCGCTGACCAGCTGGGTGTTCCTCGGGCAGGTGCGTCACCGCGGCCGCGCCGTGATGGCCGCGATCCTCGTGCTCTACCTCGGCGTGTGGACCGCGGGCCTCGACAACCTGGACACGCGGGCGCTCGCGGGTCTCTTGGCCGGCTTGATGGGCGTCGGCGTCCTGCAGCGGCTCTTGAAGCGAGCCCGACCCAAGCTCCCCGACACCGTCGTCGAGGAGCGCTGGGCCTGGTACGCGGTCGTGGCCGGCTACCTGTTCCTCGTCGAGATGGACCTCGGCTTCGCGTGCGCCGTCTGGGCGTTCCAGAGCGGCCGCACCGACGTGAACGCGAGCAAGCTCCGCTCGTGGGGCGTCAAGCCTCCGCTCTCCGCTCCCGACTGACGGCCGCGACGGCGTCATCGGACGCGCGCTCGGGGGACCTCTCGCGCGGCGCCGTGCGCGAGGGTGTAGAACCGCTCGCCTGGGCGCAACGCGGCCCGCAGGTCCCGGAGCGGGTCGAGCCGCCCCTCGTCGCTCAGCTGGAAGGTGCCCCAGTGCACCCCGAGGGACTCTTCGGCACGCAGCGCGCGGTGGGCGCGGGCGGCCTCCTCCGGGCTCATGTGCATGCGCGCGAGGAAGCGCCGCGGCCGGTAGGCGCCGATGGGCAGGATGGCGAGGCGGGGCGCGCCGAAGCGGGCCTCGACCTCGGCGAAGTGCGGCCCGAACGCGGTGTCGCCGGCGTAGTAGACGCGGCCGCTCGGCCCCTCGAGCACGAAGCCGAGCCAGAGGGTGACGTCGGCGTCGCCGAGCCCCCGCCGCGAGCTGTGATGGACGGGCACGCCGTGCACGCGGACGCCCGGGGCCACCTCGATCGCGCCGTCCCAGTCGAGATCTTCGCCGCCCTCGACGCCGCTCTCGCGGAGGAGCGCGGCGTTGCCCAGCCCGACGAGGATGCGCGGGCGATCGCGCGCCGCGAGCCGTCGCAGCGTCGGGAAGTCCATGTGGTCGTAGTGGTTGTGACTGACGAGCACGACGTCGATCGGCGGCAGGTCCTCGAAGCGGATGCCCGGCGCGCGCTGGCGCCGCACGCCCACGCCGAGCGGGCCGACCACGTCCGCGTAGACCGGATCGGTCAGCACGTTCAGCCCGTCCATCTGCACCAGCGTGGTCGCGTGGTTGATGAACGTGACGCGCAGGTGCCCTCCCCCGAGCCGCGTCGGCGGGGGCGCCCCCGGCGGCTCGTCGATCCAGTCCCACGGCCTCCGATCGGAGGTCAGCGCCCACTCCAGCAGCTCACCGACCTCGAGGGGCGGCGTGGGCGCGCGGTTGTGGAAGCGCTGCCCGTCGAAGTGATCGCTCCGCGGGCCGTCGTAGCCGTAGGTGGCGCAGCTCGACAGGAGCAGGACAGCGAGCGCGGGGACGCGAGGCGACACGCGGTGTCCTGAGGCCGACGGGCCCGCCTTGCAAGTCCCGCCCTCGGCGCGCTTTCCTCCCTGGCGAAGCTCGCGATACCGTGGGGCGGCCATGACGAAGAAGGTCGCCATCTTCTGGCCCGGCGACGCGCGGGCCATCCCCAACGAGCTCGCCGCGCCCAACGCCGAGGAGGCGACGCGGCAGCTCGAGAACGCGCTGAAGAAGCTCGGCCGCCAGCCCTACCGGGTGCCCGGCTTCCTCGCGAAGCCGCACGAGGCCATCACGAAGCTCGGCCCGATCGACGACCCGATGGTCGGCGTGTGCGTGCACTGGTTCTACGGGCCGCACACCACGGACGGCGTCGTCGGCAAGGACAACCCGCTGCTCTTGGCGAGCAACTTCAGCGGTCAGTGGCCGGGGCTGGTGGGGCTGCTCAACACGGGCGCCTGCCTCGAGTCGCTCGACCGCGCCCACTCGCGCATCTGGACCGACTCCCCCGACTGGACCGCCGACGAGACCTTCATGGCGCGGCTCGACGAGTGGTGCTCGAGCGGGGCGGTCCGCTACTCGGAGGAGGCGATCCATCGCCACGCGCCCATCAGCCACGAGGCCTCACAGCGGGCGCAGCGCGTGGCGCAGCAATTCCGCGAGCGACGCGCCTTGATCCTCATGCTCGGCGACACCTCGATGGGCATGATCAACGGCTACTTCGGGCCGCGCCTGTTGAACCAGCACGGATTCACCGAGCACAAGGTCGACCAGGCGTGGATCCTCGACCGCGGCCGCCGCATCGACGACGCGCGCATCGACGCCGCGCTCGCGTTCGTGAAGGACGAGGGCGTGACCTTCCACTGGAAGGAGGGCGACGACGCGCAGGACTTCACCGAGAACGACACCCGCGAGCAGCTGCGCGACTACCTCGCGGTGCTCGACCTCATCGGCGAGTTCGAGGCCGACTGCATGGGCTGGCAGTACCAGCTCGGCCTCATCCCGCTGCGCCCGCCCTCGGACTTCGCGGAGGGGCTCTTCAACTCCACCTGCCGCCCGGAGTCGAACGGCGACACCATCACCACCGCGACCGAAGCCGACCAGGGCAACGTGGTCCCGCAGGAGATGATGAAGCGTCTGTTGAAAGACAAGGGTCTTCACCAGGCGGTCATGTTCCACGACGTGCGCTGGGGCGCCGAGCACGAGGGCCGCTTCCTCTGGGTCCTGCTCAACAGCGGCAGCTGCGGCGCGTACGCGTTCAACCACGACCCCGACACGCTCGAGGGCGCGCACAGCTACCGGCAGCCCTCCCTCTACTTCCCCACGCCCGGCGGCACCTTCGCGGGCGAGAGCCTCCCCGGCGAGATGACCTGGGCCCGCAGCTACATCCGCGGCGGCAAGCTCTGGATGGACGTGGGCAAGGGGGAGGTCGTGAAGCTCCCGCCCGACGTGCGCGACGCGTGGTGGGAGGGCACGACCCGCCAGTGGCCCTTCATGGCCGCCGACATGGGCATCGGCCGGGACACGCTGATGGCGCACTACCTCTCGAACCACGTCGCGGTCGCGTACGGCGACATCTTCGAGGAGATGGTCGCGCTCAGTCAGGAGCTCGGCTTCTCCGTCCGCGTCCTGCGCGACCCGAGCTGACGCTCAGCCCGGGAGCATCTGGCGCAGGCGGTGGTTCTGGACCAGGCGCTTGCGCTCGGCCTGGTTGAGCGCCTCGATGGCGCGGCCGACGAGGATGTTGGGCACGAGCGCGACGAAGAGCGCCACGAAGAAGAGGAGCACCGACGTCGGGACGGCGGGGAACTCCACGAGCTGCGGGAGGATCAGGACCATGCCGCCCTCGAAGTCGAGGCTCGGGGGCAGCACGCCGACTTGCTGGAGACCGAGCGGGATCATCACGCTGAGCACGCTGCACGAGTTGATGAGGCCGCGCAGCTTCCAGTCGGCGCGCTGGCTGACGGTGAACGCCACCGCGGTCGCGCTGGCCAGCGCGGGCACGAGGAAGAGGGGCCCGACCACGCTGCTGAAGACGGCCAGGGTGGCGAAGGCGAAGGGCACCGCGGGGGCCACGAGCGCGCCGACCGCGCGCTGACTTCGCCACAGGAACAGGGCGCCGAACGCGCTGCCGACGAGCAGCACACCCAGGGCCACGAAGGTCGGCCAGTCGCGGATCCCCATCCACCAGAGGATCGGGAGCACCGCGGTGCCGGCCGCGTAGGCGACCGCGCTCCGGCCGTAGGCGTGCCTCGCGCCGCGCCGCCGCTCGACGTCGATCTCCCGCTCGACCTCGTCGGGCACGCGCGTCGCGTCGGCGTCGGTGAGGAGCTTCTCGATCATCCCGATCATCTCGCGGTTGCCGGGGTCGAGCACCGCGGCCGCGCCCAGCTCGCGCAGCGCCTGCACGCGCACGGTCTCGCTCGAGCCGATGCGCTCGCTCGCCATGGAGACGCGCGCCGCCTCGGCGTGCTGGGTGGCGACCTCCCGGCGGAGCTCCGCGTTGCGCTCGCCTTCGAGGTAGGCGCGCAGCGCGGCGAGCATCTCCCCCGCGTCCGCGAAGCGATCGTCGGGGGTGGGCGAGGTCGCCTGCTCGCAGATGGCGTCGATCTCGGCCGGGAACTCCGGGTCCTCGAGCCGCTGGCTCGGCCGCGCGTCGACGCCGTTGACGGTGGAGCGCATGCGGTCCCCCGCCGAGCCCCGGTGGAGCGGCTGGTGGGTGCAGACCTCGAAGAGGATCACGCCCAGGGTGTAGACGTCGGCGCGCGCGTCGATCTCGTCTCCGGTCGCTTGCTCCGGCGACATGTAGCCCGCGGTGCCGATCACGGACCCGGGCACGGTGTACTGCGGCGCGCCCTCGTCGGTGGTCGGGTCCGTCAGATCGCTGTCGGTGCGCAGCTTGGCGATGCCCCAGTCGAGCACGTTCACCTCGCCGTAGTCGCCGACCATGATGTTGGCGGGCTTGAGATCGCGGTGCACCACGCCGCGCGAGTGCGCGTAGGCCACGGTCTCGCAGACGCGCTCGACGATGGAGAGCAGCGCGCGGCGATGAAAGCGCTCTTGCAAGCTCCGGGTGCGGCTCGCGAGGCCGACCAGGATGCGCTGCAGGGTGATGCCCTTGACCCGCTTCATCGCGAAGTAGGGCTGGCCGCTCGGGGTGACGCCGAGATCGTAGACGGGCACCACGCCGGGGTGCTCGAGCTGCGCCTGGACGCGCGCCTCGCGAATGAACCGGTCACGCGCGGTCTGCCCACGCACCTCGGGGAGGAGGACCTTGAGGGCGACCTCCCGGCCGATCTGCGCGTCGAGGCAGAGATCGACGGTGCCCATGCCGCCCTGGCCGAGCTCGCGGCGGTGTGCGTAGCGCTCGTAGCCGAGGTCGGAGAGCTGGCGAGGGCTGGCGTCGACGTCGGGGACGGGCGCCTCGGACGGCAGGTCGCCTTCGAGGGTCTCGCTCTCCGGATCCTCGGGCAGCTGCCCATCGACTACCTGCCCGTCGACTACCGTGTCGGCTCCCCGGGCTGCCGGGCCGCCCGCCATCGTGCGCCAGTCGTCGTCCCCGTTGCTGCTCATGGAGGGATTGAAGCATCCCCGGCGCGAGCGGGACAGAGATCAGACCGAGCCGGGGCGGTACCAGTCGAACTCGTTGTCCCGATGGAAGCCCACGAAGGCCAGGCTGATGCTCGCCTCGAGCGCGCGCACGTGGTGCCACCAGCCCACGGGGAGGAACAGCGCGTCGCCCGGACCGAGCTCCACCAGGTGCTCACGCGCGTTCACCTGATCCCGCTCCGGATCCACCGCGGCGTACATCGCGGTGGCCCCCTCGAAGAGCGAGGTCTCCCAGGGCGCGAACAGCCGGAAGCGCTTCCGCCCCCGCAGCTGCACGAAGAGGATGTTGGAGGTGTCGTGGTGGAGGGGGGTGACCGTGCCGGCCGGACCGAGCCAGAGCGCGGTGCAGCCGCGGAAGCGGGTCGGGTCCAGGATCCCGTCGTCGAGCCGGAGGTCGTCGCGCACGCCCGCGAGGGCCGGATCGTCCAGGTTCTTGTTGTTCGCGACCATGTAGAAGTCGTTGGACGCGTCGGTCGCCTCGATGCGGTCGACGAGCGCGCGCATCGTCGAGGTGCGGGTGTGCTCGGCGCTCCGCATGTCGTAGTAGGGGTCGGCCTCGCGCCCCTCGGTGATGCGGACCTCGGCGTCTCCCCAGCGCGTGCGGAAGGTGTCGAGGGTCCACGCCGCGGCCGGCCAGTCGCGGGCGTAGCCCTCGACGAGGAGCGGCGAGCCGGTGGCGTAGAAGCGCTCGTAGAAGGTCCCGGCGTCGATGGCCTCGACGCGCGCGATGGGCTGCTCGGCCGTGTCGCGGGCGCGCGCTTGCATCTTCACGACCTGCCCGAGGCGGCGCGCTTCTCGCGCGTGTGCGGCGGCGGCGGCGAACACGGGCGAGGCGAGGATGGCGTCGACCCGCGACCCCGCCTCCTTCGGCGGGACGCCCTCCGCTTCGAGCGCGGCGCGCACCTTCTCCGGCGACGCGCCGCGGAGCAGGTTGTCGGCCGCCCACCGCCGCCACTCGAACGAGAGCACCGCGCCGGCCGCGCGTGCCTTGCGCTTCTTGGCCACGCGCTATTCGGGCGCCGGCATCGGCGGCGGCGGCATGGGCGGCGGCATCGGAGGCAGCGGTCGCCCGGAGTCCGGCGGCGGGCCGGCGTCACCTGGACCCGCGTCCACGGGCGGCGGCATCGGCGGCGGCGGCGGCCCGGCGTCGGGCATGGGCGAGACGATCCCCGAGTCCTCGGGCGGCCCGGCGTCCTGCGGCGCGGGCATCGGAGACGGAACCCCGGAGTCCTCCGGCGGCGGCGGCGGCATCGGGGCGATGATCCCGGAGTCTTGCGGGGTCTCGACGCTGCCGCAGCCGACCGCGCCCGCGGCGCTCCCGACGGCCACGCTGGCCGCGAAGACGGCGGCGCGCACCATCGCGGGTCCCTTGGGTTTCGGGGTCAATCCGTCGTCGGCCATCCGCGCGACTCTACAGCTTGTCAGCGCGTCCATCCACGGGTGACGGTTGGGGGCATGAGCGACCTCTTCCTCGGGATCGACGTCGGCACGGGCAGCGCGCGCGCCGGGCTCTTCGACGCGAGCGGGACGCGGCACGGCATGGGGGTCACCGAGATCCAGACCCACCGCCCGCAGCTCGACTTCGTGGAGCAGTCGTCGGACGACATCTGGCGAGCGTGCGTCGCCTCCGTCCAGGCGGCGATGCGCGAGGCGGGCGCGTCGCCCGATCGGGTCCGCGGCGTGGGGTTCGACGCCACCTGCTCGCTGGTCGCGCTCGACGCCGAGGACCGCCCGGTCACGGTGAGCCCCGGCGGGGACGACGCGTTGAACGTCATCGTGTGGATGGACCACCGCGCCATGGATCAGACCGCGCGCATCAACGCGACCGAGCACGACGTCCTGCAGTATGTCGGCGGCACGATGTCGCCGGAGATGGAGCCGCCCAAGCTCCTCTGGCTCAAGGAGCACCTCCCCGAGACCTGGGCCCGCGCCGCGCGCTTCTACGACCTGCCCGACTTCCTCGTGCATCGGGCCACGGGCGGGGACGTCCGCTCACTCTGCACGACCGTCTGCAAGTGGACCTACCTCGGACACGAGGCGCGGTGGGACGACACGTTCTTCCGACGGGTCGGGCTGGGGGACCTCGCCGACGACGACCACGCGCGCATCGGACAGACCGTGCGACCCATGGGCGAGCGCGCCGGGGGTCTGACCGAGGCGGCCGCGAAGGAGCTCGGCCTGCGCGCGGGGACGCCCGTCGGCGTCGCGATCATCGACGCGCACGCAGGCGGGCTGGGGCTGCTCGGGGCGCGCGGCGAAGGCGAGCCGCCGCTCGATGCCGCGGCGCTCGAGACCCGGCTCGCGCTGATCGGCGGCACGTCGAGCTGCCACATGGCGGTGAGCCGCGAGCCGAAGCACATCCCGGGGATCTGGGGCCCGTACTTCTCGGCCATGGTGCCCGGGCTCTGGCTGACCGAAGGCGGCCAGTCGGCGACGGGCGCCCTGATCGATCACGTCATCGAGTCGCACGCGCGCCACGCGGAGCTGGTCGCGGAGGCGAGGCGGGAGGGCACGAGCGTCTACGCGCTGTTGAACGCGCGGCTGGACGCGCTGGCCGCCTCGGTGGCGTTCCCCGCCGCGCTCACCCGCGAGCTGCACGTGCTGCCGTACTTCCACGGCAACCGCAGCCCGCGCGCCGACCCGAGCCTGCGCGGCATGGTCAGCGGGCTGAAGCTCGATGGATCGATCGACGCGCTCGCCCTGCTCTACCTCGCCACCGTGCAGGCCATCGCGCACGGCACCCGGCACATCGTCGACGCGATGAACGGGGCGGGCTACCGCGTCGACACGCTGGTCGCTTGCGGAGGCGACACGAAGAACCCGGTCTTCCTGCGCGAGCACGCCGACGCGAGCCGCTGCCGGATCATCCTGCCTCGCGAGCCCGAGGCGGTGCTGCTCGGCGCGGCGATGCTCGGCGCGACGGCCAGCGAGGCGGTGCCCGACCTGGTGGCCGCGATGAGCACGATGAACGCGGCCGATCGCGTCCTCGAGCCGGCGCGGGGAGACGTCGCCGCGCACCACGAGCGGAAGCACCGCATCTTCCACCGCATGCACGCCGACCAGCTCGCCTACCGCGCGCTGATGGACGGGTAGCTTCAGCTCGCGCGGGCCCAGCCTCGCTGCTCGAGCGCGCGGGCGGCGACGTCGAAGAGCGCCCGCCGCGAGAAGGGCTTGTGGAGGATCTCTCCTCCCAGGTGGTCCACGAAGCTCGCGTAGTCGCTCATGACCACCGACGCGACGTCCGGCCGGAGCGCGCGCGCCCGCGCGACGACCTCTCTTCCGCTGAGCCCCGGCATCACGAGATCCGCCAGCAACAGGTCCACCGGCTCCCCCGCCGCGAGCCGACGCAGCGCCGCCGTCCCGTCGCGCTCGCAGATCACCGAGGCCCCACGCTTGCGGAGCGCGTCGGTCACGAGACGCTGGGTGTGCCGATCGTCATCGACCACGAGCACGCGCGCGCCGAAGAGCGGCTCCGCCTCGGGGGCCACGTCCTCCCGCTCCGCGAGCGCGCGCGGGAGATAGATCTTGACGCAGCTGCCGCGGCGCATCTGGCTCTCGAGCGTCATCGCCCCGCCGGACTGGCGCACGATGCCGTACGCGCTCGAGAGCCCCAGGCCGCGCCCGCCGTGCTCGACCCGGGTCGTGAAGAAGGGCTCGAAGGCGCGCTCGAGGTTCTCCGGCGCCATGCCGTGGCCGTGGTCCTTCACGGAGACGCGCACGTAGTCTCCCGGCCCCACCGTCTGGCCCCCGCGCCGCAGCGGATCGGCGAGCGTCACCGCCCGCACGTCGACGTCGATGGTGCCACCGTCCGGCATCGCCTCGCGCGCGTTCTCGACCAGCCCCACCAGGACCTGCTCGAGCTGATCGCGGTCGATCTGGGCCGGGGTCGCCTCCGCGCACGCGCTCACCCGCAGGGTGTGACGCTCGCCGAGGGCGTGCCGCAGGGAGTCAGCGAGCTCCTGCGCGACTCGGCCCACGTCGTGCTGCGCCACCTGTCGCGGCTGGCGACCGCCGAACGCCACGAGGTGGTGCGTGAGCCCGGCCGCGCGATCCACCGCGTTCAGCGCCACCTCGAGCTCCTCGCGGCGAGGGTCACCGTGCGGCAAGTCGCTCGCGACGAAGGACACGCAGGATCGGATGACCATCAGCAGGTTGTTGAAGTCGTGCGAGACGGCGCCCGCCAGCCTTCCCACCGCCTCGAGCCGCTGCCCCACGCGGGCCTCCTGCTGCAGGTGACCGCGCTCGTGGGCGTAACGAAGGGCGCGCTCGAGGGTCGCGGCGTCGAGCCCGCGTGCCGGGAGGTGGTCGTCGGCCCCCGCGCGAACCGCGGCGGCGCCCTCGCCTGGGTCGTCCGAGATCAACGCGATGATCGGCGCCCTGGACGCCGCGCGCAGCCGTGCCACCCGCTCCGGCTCACCGGCCACATCGAGGAGGGCCACGTCGACGAGCCCCTCGTGGGTGATGGCTTCGGTGAGCGACGCGACCGCGCCGAAGCGCACTGGCCGCGGGCCGAGGTCCGCCAGCAGCGCCTCCAGCTCCGCCATCGCGCCATCGTCCTCGCCGACGTACAGCACGCTCAGTAGGGAGGGACGCTCGATCTCGCCGCTCTCGGTGACCCCGACCTGACTCATGGCGATACAATGCGGCGTGATCGGTCAAAGCCGTACGCGGGTTAACCCTGAATGAGTCAGCGGATGTCCCGCATCGACCCCGAGAGGGAGCCTGAGCTCCCTACGCGGTGACGTCGGCACGGGCCGCGAACAGGCCTCTCCGGTGGAGACCGTGGACGGGAGGGGTCGAGGTCAGACCGCGAGGAGCCGCTCGAGGGCTTCCCAGAGCCGATGTTTGGGCGCGAAACCGAGCGCCCCCGCCGCCTCGGCTTCCACGTGGTACGCCGGGTCGTCGTGCAGCGACATCAGCACGCAGCGCGCCGCAGACGAGCCGGACGTCATCTCGCGCACCAGCTCCAACCCGACGCCGTCGGGTAGGCCGAAGTCCACCAACACCAGGTCGGGAGCGGGGCGCTCCAGCGCCTCACG
The Sandaracinaceae bacterium genome window above contains:
- a CDS encoding MBL fold metallo-hydrolase, which produces MSPRVPALAVLLLSSCATYGYDGPRSDHFDGQRFHNRAPTPPLEVGELLEWALTSDRRPWDWIDEPPGAPPPTRLGGGHLRVTFINHATTLVQMDGLNVLTDPVYADVVGPLGVGVRRQRAPGIRFEDLPPIDVVLVSHNHYDHMDFPTLRRLAARDRPRILVGLGNAALLRESGVEGGEDLDWDGAIEVAPGVRVHGVPVHHSSRRGLGDADVTLWLGFVLEGPSGRVYYAGDTAFGPHFAEVEARFGAPRLAILPIGAYRPRRFLARMHMSPEEAARAHRALRAEESLGVHWGTFQLSDEGRLDPLRDLRAALRPGERFYTLAHGAAREVPRARVR
- a CDS encoding serine/threonine-protein kinase; protein product: MSSNGDDDWRTMAGGPAARGADTVVDGQVVDGQLPEDPESETLEGDLPSEAPVPDVDASPRQLSDLGYERYAHRRELGQGGMGTVDLCLDAQIGREVALKVLLPEVRGQTARDRFIREARVQAQLEHPGVVPVYDLGVTPSGQPYFAMKRVKGITLQRILVGLASRTRSLQERFHRRALLSIVERVCETVAYAHSRGVVHRDLKPANIMVGDYGEVNVLDWGIAKLRTDSDLTDPTTDEGAPQYTVPGSVIGTAGYMSPEQATGDEIDARADVYTLGVILFEVCTHQPLHRGSAGDRMRSTVNGVDARPSQRLEDPEFPAEIDAICEQATSPTPDDRFADAGEMLAALRAYLEGERNAELRREVATQHAEAARVSMASERIGSSETVRVQALRELGAAAVLDPGNREMIGMIEKLLTDADATRVPDEVEREIDVERRRGARHAYGRSAVAYAAGTAVLPILWWMGIRDWPTFVALGVLLVGSAFGALFLWRSQRAVGALVAPAVPFAFATLAVFSSVVGPLFLVPALASATAVAFTVSQRADWKLRGLINSCSVLSVMIPLGLQQVGVLPPSLDFEGGMVLILPQLVEFPAVPTSVLLFFVALFVALVPNILVGRAIEALNQAERKRLVQNHRLRQMLPG
- a CDS encoding cupin-like domain-containing protein, whose protein sequence is MAKKRKARAAGAVLSFEWRRWAADNLLRGASPEKVRAALEAEGVPPKEAGSRVDAILASPVFAAAAAHAREARRLGQVVKMQARARDTAEQPIARVEAIDAGTFYERFYATGSPLLVEGYARDWPAAAWTLDTFRTRWGDAEVRITEGREADPYYDMRSAEHTRTSTMRALVDRIEATDASNDFYMVANNKNLDDPALAGVRDDLRLDDGILDPTRFRGCTALWLGPAGTVTPLHHDTSNILFVQLRGRKRFRLFAPWETSLFEGATAMYAAVDPERDQVNAREHLVELGPGDALFLPVGWWHHVRALEASISLAFVGFHRDNEFDWYRPGSV
- a CDS encoding FGGY-family carbohydrate kinase is translated as MSDLFLGIDVGTGSARAGLFDASGTRHGMGVTEIQTHRPQLDFVEQSSDDIWRACVASVQAAMREAGASPDRVRGVGFDATCSLVALDAEDRPVTVSPGGDDALNVIVWMDHRAMDQTARINATEHDVLQYVGGTMSPEMEPPKLLWLKEHLPETWARAARFYDLPDFLVHRATGGDVRSLCTTVCKWTYLGHEARWDDTFFRRVGLGDLADDDHARIGQTVRPMGERAGGLTEAAAKELGLRAGTPVGVAIIDAHAGGLGLLGARGEGEPPLDAAALETRLALIGGTSSCHMAVSREPKHIPGIWGPYFSAMVPGLWLTEGGQSATGALIDHVIESHARHAELVAEARREGTSVYALLNARLDALAASVAFPAALTRELHVLPYFHGNRSPRADPSLRGMVSGLKLDGSIDALALLYLATVQAIAHGTRHIVDAMNGAGYRVDTLVACGGDTKNPVFLREHADASRCRIILPREPEAVLLGAAMLGATASEAVPDLVAAMSTMNAADRVLEPARGDVAAHHERKHRIFHRMHADQLAYRALMDG
- a CDS encoding ATP-binding protein, whose amino-acid sequence is MSQVGVTESGEIERPSLLSVLYVGEDDGAMAELEALLADLGPRPVRFGAVASLTEAITHEGLVDVALLDVAGEPERVARLRAASRAPIIALISDDPGEGAAAVRAGADDHLPARGLDAATLERALRYAHERGHLQQEARVGQRLEAVGRLAGAVSHDFNNLLMVIRSCVSFVASDLPHGDPRREELEVALNAVDRAAGLTHHLVAFGGRQPRQVAQHDVGRVAQELADSLRHALGERHTLRVSACAEATPAQIDRDQLEQVLVGLVENAREAMPDGGTIDVDVRAVTLADPLRRGGQTVGPGDYVRVSVKDHGHGMAPENLERAFEPFFTTRVEHGGRGLGLSSAYGIVRQSGGAMTLESQMRRGSCVKIYLPRALAEREDVAPEAEPLFGARVLVVDDDRHTQRLVTDALRKRGASVICERDGTAALRRLAAGEPVDLLLADLVMPGLSGREVVARARALRPDVASVVMSDYASFVDHLGGEILHKPFSRRALFDVAARALEQRGWARAS
- a CDS encoding response regulator transcription factor, with the protein product MSIMLVEDDLDFRAGLSRALTRKGARVVAEATTLAEAREALERPAPDLVLVDFGLPDGVGLELVREMTSGSSAARCVLMSLHDDPAYHVEAEAAGALGFAPKHRLWEALERLLAV